The Candidatus Cloacimonadota bacterium DNA window TATGCAATCTATTACCGATCTCCCGTTGTGAAGCTGTTTCAAAAAATAATTCCAAAGCTTCTCGAAGATTTTCTTTTGCCTCTTCGACGGTATCTCCCTGGCTGGCTATATCGAGTTCCGGGCAGAGAGACACATATCCGTCTCCTTCCCTTTCGATCAAAACACTCATATGTCTCATCATAATTACTCCTGCTTTTTGTTAGATCATTATCGATGGGAAATGGAAAATATCTCTTTTATCTGTCAAGAACAATTCCACCCCCTAATGGATCTGCTTTCATTAAAGTTTCGGCAAGACAATCGGGATTATTCTTCTTATTCAACCAAACTCAACTCCATGCTGCGCGATGAAGTCGAGTCCGATTTTCTCCTAATTCCACTAATTCAACCGATCCACCTCGTTCCCAAATCCCTATTTGGGAATGCTTAC harbors:
- a CDS encoding type II toxin-antitoxin system HicB family antitoxin produces the protein MMRHMSVLIEREGDGYVSLCPELDIASQGDTVEEAKENLREALELFFETASQREIGNRLHNEVFITSLDVAVG